In Microbacterium pumilum, the following proteins share a genomic window:
- a CDS encoding transglutaminase family protein — MKRLRIEHQTGFSYQGDVTASYNEARMLPGSTDSQFVLNSSLDIEPSTSVNQYVDYFGTRVAAFDVLSPHGALTITARSLVEVRPRPLEHVDVSWHMLARESSRSIETVEQMTQTHRTRPHPEVADLARSIAADHDHPGRAAHAIAIAVGDAVEYMHGITGVHSTAHEAWEARKGVCQDIAHVTLGALREVGIPARYVSGYLHPRPSAEVGEPVTGESHAWIEWFAGEWQGFDPTNNIEIGDRHVLVGRGRDYGDVPPLRGVYAGPFKSHLHVKVTITREA, encoded by the coding sequence ATGAAGCGCCTGCGCATCGAGCACCAGACCGGGTTCAGCTATCAAGGCGACGTGACGGCTTCGTACAACGAAGCGCGGATGCTGCCGGGTTCGACCGACAGCCAGTTCGTGCTCAACTCGTCGCTCGACATCGAGCCCTCGACATCCGTCAACCAGTACGTCGACTACTTCGGCACGCGCGTCGCCGCGTTCGATGTTCTGTCACCTCACGGGGCGCTGACCATCACGGCGCGGTCCCTCGTCGAGGTGCGGCCGCGTCCGCTCGAGCACGTCGACGTCTCGTGGCACATGCTTGCGCGCGAGTCGTCGCGATCGATCGAGACCGTCGAGCAGATGACGCAGACGCACCGCACGCGGCCGCATCCGGAGGTGGCCGACCTCGCTCGTTCGATCGCCGCCGACCACGATCATCCCGGGCGGGCCGCGCATGCGATCGCGATCGCCGTGGGCGATGCCGTCGAATACATGCACGGGATCACCGGCGTGCACTCGACCGCTCACGAGGCATGGGAAGCCCGCAAGGGCGTCTGCCAGGACATCGCCCACGTCACGCTCGGAGCGCTGCGCGAAGTCGGCATTCCGGCGCGCTACGTCTCGGGCTATCTGCATCCACGGCCGAGCGCCGAGGTCGGTGAGCCGGTCACCGGCGAATCCCACGCCTGGATCGAATGGTTCGCCGGCGAGTGGCAGGGCTTCGATCCCACGAACAACATCGAGATCGGCGACCGTCACGTGCTCGTCGGCCGCGGGCGGGATTACGGCGATGTGCCGCCGCTGCGCGGCGTGTACGCCGGGCCCTTCAAGAGCCACCTCCACGTGAAGGTGACCATCACACGCGAGGCGTGA
- a CDS encoding PASTA domain-containing protein: MSSGGDFGPVDPAVVGGPPFAVAGPSTVALDGARAGSGSFTVSNVTGRPVRARVMVVPSAGADASWFQVVGESERSLPVAGTATVDVTVKVAEKAPAGAFSFAVGAALEEAPDQVVSGPTVAFQVPEPKKRKFPWWIVIVAAVALLLLIGGGITIWLLMRTPAAPTMSQAPTVSGTVQVGAELAVAPGVWDPDDSVLVHTWQACPDAATDEDDAECADIIVGTGEDAASARGPTYVVGADVVGMRIRVVETAVRVDPETFGEDGPDDLSDLPNASASSAMTDPVVAAPPTTAEVPPVETLPYSQAVSLLSAAGFQVVRTTSDEIGECDPDVVDQSPDGFEQAPIGSVVGITTLHPPELLTCIGWIQKDDLVITNDWFFEQVGP; the protein is encoded by the coding sequence ATGTCGTCGGGCGGCGATTTCGGTCCGGTGGATCCCGCGGTGGTCGGTGGTCCACCGTTCGCCGTTGCGGGTCCGTCCACCGTCGCCCTGGATGGCGCACGAGCGGGGTCCGGGTCGTTCACCGTGTCGAACGTGACCGGTCGCCCGGTGCGAGCCCGTGTGATGGTGGTGCCGAGTGCGGGCGCCGATGCGTCGTGGTTCCAGGTGGTGGGGGAGTCGGAGCGGTCACTGCCGGTCGCCGGCACGGCGACGGTGGATGTCACGGTGAAAGTGGCGGAGAAGGCACCGGCGGGCGCATTCTCGTTCGCGGTCGGAGCCGCACTGGAGGAGGCGCCCGATCAGGTGGTGTCCGGTCCCACCGTGGCGTTCCAGGTTCCGGAGCCCAAGAAGCGCAAGTTCCCGTGGTGGATCGTGATCGTCGCAGCGGTCGCGCTGCTGCTGCTCATCGGCGGCGGCATCACGATCTGGCTGCTGATGCGAACCCCCGCTGCCCCGACGATGAGCCAGGCGCCCACGGTCTCGGGCACGGTGCAGGTCGGGGCGGAACTCGCCGTCGCTCCCGGCGTCTGGGATCCTGACGACTCGGTGCTCGTGCACACCTGGCAAGCGTGTCCGGATGCCGCCACCGACGAGGACGACGCAGAGTGCGCCGATATCATCGTCGGCACCGGCGAGGACGCCGCGAGTGCACGCGGCCCGACGTACGTCGTGGGTGCGGATGTGGTCGGCATGCGGATCCGCGTCGTCGAGACCGCCGTGCGAGTCGATCCCGAGACGTTCGGCGAGGACGGCCCTGACGACCTCTCCGACCTCCCCAATGCGTCGGCATCCTCTGCCATGACGGATCCGGTGGTCGCGGCGCCCCCCACGACCGCAGAGGTGCCGCCCGTCGAGACCTTGCCCTACAGCCAGGCGGTGTCCCTGCTCTCGGCGGCCGGATTCCAGGTCGTCCGCACCACGTCCGACGAGATCGGGGAGTGCGATCCGGACGTGGTGGACCAGAGTCCCGACGGCTTCGAGCAGGCGCCCATCGGCAGCGTGGTGGGAATCACGACCCTGCATCCGCCGGAACTCCTGACATGCATCGGGTGGATCCAGAAGGACGACCTGGTGATCACGAACGATTGGTTCTTCGAGCAAGTGGGTCCTTGA
- a CDS encoding alpha-E domain-containing protein, producing MLSRIAESLFWIGRYIERADGTARILDVHLQLLLEDPWIDEDTACRSLLSVMGSFPPQGLEVVRRGDVLQRLAVDRMNPASIAYALTAARENARRAREIVSTELWETLNTTSARMPRRLQTEKVHEFFQWVRERSALAVGIVDSSTSRDEAWQFFTLGRSIERADMTARLLATRSLTQASGPSWTTILRSCGAYEAYLRTYRGMPSARNAAEFLLLDRLFPRSIIYSIQRAENCMSAIDPRADRVGHSNTVLRALGQIRNDLEYRPVSEILDELPQHMKRVQKVTREASEAIRHRFFPAQAEPSWIGEIS from the coding sequence ATGCTGAGCCGCATCGCAGAGTCGCTGTTCTGGATCGGTCGGTACATCGAGCGCGCCGACGGCACCGCGCGCATCCTCGACGTGCACCTGCAGCTGCTCCTCGAAGACCCTTGGATCGACGAAGACACGGCCTGTCGCTCGCTGCTGAGCGTCATGGGCTCGTTCCCCCCACAGGGCCTCGAGGTGGTTCGCCGTGGTGACGTGCTGCAGCGTCTCGCCGTCGACCGCATGAACCCCGCGAGCATCGCGTACGCCCTGACCGCAGCACGCGAGAATGCCCGGCGAGCCCGCGAGATCGTGTCGACCGAGCTCTGGGAGACACTCAACACGACGAGTGCCAGGATGCCGCGACGCCTGCAGACCGAGAAGGTGCACGAGTTCTTCCAGTGGGTGCGCGAGCGCTCGGCGCTCGCGGTCGGCATCGTCGACTCGTCCACGAGTCGGGATGAGGCGTGGCAGTTCTTCACGCTCGGACGCAGCATCGAGCGCGCCGACATGACGGCGCGACTTCTCGCAACGAGGTCGCTCACGCAGGCATCGGGCCCCTCGTGGACCACCATCCTGCGTTCGTGCGGTGCCTACGAAGCGTACCTGCGGACCTATCGGGGCATGCCCAGCGCTCGAAACGCCGCGGAGTTCCTGCTGCTCGACCGGCTCTTCCCGCGCTCGATCATCTACTCGATCCAGCGGGCCGAGAACTGCATGAGCGCGATCGACCCGCGCGCCGATCGCGTGGGGCACTCGAACACCGTCCTCCGTGCGCTCGGCCAGATCCGCAATGACCTCGAGTATCGGCCGGTCAGCGAGATCCTGGACGAGCTCCCGCAGCATATGAAACGGGTGCAGAAGGTGACCCGTGAGGCATCCGAGGCGATCCGTCACCGGTTCTTCCCCGCGCAGGCGGAGCCCAGCTGGATCGGGGAGATCTCATGA
- a CDS encoding carboxypeptidase-like regulatory domain-containing protein yields the protein MARNPEPAEDFARAIEPVSAWATDVTKLPVVHDFDEEHTGDGAVLLRPLHLELAGPAGPDRRYISSAELTLGLLVTTVGLAMFDAAGVTSGLALSATSDTDWPMDAAGPSLDLWRALDRAPAPAFILRVPVQRIVERPTAPLVREPLHVMPANMHVVVGRVVASDGRPLASARIAFADSGAWVMSDHRGRFRLPVATVEGGPLSLSVRARGVARTFTVDAPLERAGGDLGDLALPIPESV from the coding sequence ATGGCACGGAACCCTGAGCCCGCCGAGGACTTCGCCCGTGCCATCGAACCGGTGAGCGCGTGGGCGACCGACGTCACGAAGCTCCCGGTGGTCCACGACTTCGACGAGGAGCACACCGGAGACGGCGCCGTGCTGCTCCGCCCGCTCCACCTCGAGCTCGCGGGCCCGGCGGGGCCGGATCGGCGATACATCAGCAGCGCCGAACTCACGCTCGGCCTGCTGGTGACGACAGTGGGGCTCGCCATGTTCGACGCCGCCGGGGTCACCAGCGGGCTCGCGCTGTCGGCGACATCCGACACCGACTGGCCGATGGATGCGGCAGGCCCGAGCCTCGACCTCTGGCGAGCCCTCGACCGCGCACCCGCGCCCGCCTTCATCCTGCGCGTGCCGGTGCAGCGCATCGTGGAACGTCCGACGGCACCGCTCGTCAGGGAGCCGCTGCACGTCATGCCGGCCAACATGCACGTCGTCGTCGGCAGGGTCGTGGCATCCGACGGTCGACCGCTCGCCTCCGCACGCATCGCCTTCGCCGATTCCGGTGCGTGGGTGATGTCCGATCACCGCGGCCGGTTCCGCCTCCCCGTCGCCACCGTCGAGGGCGGTCCGCTCAGTCTGAGCGTCCGTGCCCGCGGTGTGGCGCGCACATTCACCGTCGATGCGCCGCTCGAGCGAGCCGGCGGCGACCTCGGGGACCTCGCTCTCCCCATACCTGAATCCGTCTGA
- a CDS encoding circularly permuted type 2 ATP-grasp protein, whose product MGDLFDGYGSTLAPRKTASGIPAFDEMFGNPAHPGEAAESREAYRELYQALARMTQEELRGRTESLASSYLAQGVTFDFAGEERPFPLDAVPRVIAFEEWSRIESGVKQRVRALEAFLDDAYGHQHCVRDEVLPAGLIASSQYFYRQAAGIHSANGVRIQVSGIDLIRDEHGEMRVLEDNVRVPSGVSYVISNRRVMAQTLPELFVSMQVRPVGDYPNKLLAALRASAPPGVEDPNVVVLTPGVYNSAYFEHTLLARLMGVELVEGRDLLCIGGKVFMRTTRGPKRVDVIYRRVDDEFLDPLQFRADSMLGAPGLMLAARLGNVTIANAVGNGVADDKLLYTYVPELIRYYLAEEPILKNVDTWRLEDAGALEEVLDRLAELVVKPVDGSGGKGLVVGPDASPAELDKLRQRLIADPRGWIAQPVVMLSTIPTLVEDGMRPRHADLRPFAVNDGENVWVLPGGLTRVALPEGQLVVNSSQGGGSKDTWVIGGSAPAHVEYGQGSGLAGLVADQAATVTAAIPIIYDGQPEPTHSPQDRPRSRIEQQEQQQQQQQSQDAEVTSC is encoded by the coding sequence ATGGGCGATCTCTTCGATGGCTACGGCTCCACGCTGGCGCCGCGGAAGACTGCGAGCGGCATTCCGGCATTCGACGAGATGTTCGGCAACCCGGCTCACCCTGGCGAGGCAGCGGAATCCCGCGAGGCCTATCGGGAGCTCTACCAGGCGCTGGCGCGCATGACTCAAGAGGAGTTGCGCGGACGCACCGAATCGCTCGCGAGCTCCTACCTGGCGCAGGGCGTGACGTTCGACTTCGCGGGGGAGGAGCGTCCCTTCCCGTTGGATGCGGTGCCGCGCGTGATCGCCTTCGAGGAGTGGTCGAGGATCGAGTCCGGCGTCAAGCAGCGGGTGCGAGCGCTCGAGGCATTTCTCGACGACGCCTACGGGCACCAGCATTGCGTCCGCGACGAAGTGCTGCCCGCGGGCCTGATCGCGTCATCCCAGTACTTCTACCGCCAGGCCGCCGGCATCCACAGTGCGAACGGCGTTCGCATCCAGGTGTCGGGCATCGACCTGATCCGCGACGAGCACGGTGAGATGCGCGTGCTCGAAGACAACGTGCGAGTCCCTTCGGGGGTGAGCTACGTCATCTCGAACCGCCGGGTCATGGCCCAGACGCTTCCCGAGCTGTTCGTCTCGATGCAGGTGCGGCCCGTGGGCGACTACCCCAACAAGCTCCTCGCAGCCCTCCGGGCATCGGCGCCGCCCGGGGTGGAGGATCCGAACGTCGTCGTGCTGACGCCGGGCGTCTACAACTCCGCCTACTTCGAGCACACGCTGCTCGCGCGGCTGATGGGAGTCGAGCTCGTCGAAGGTCGCGACCTGCTGTGCATCGGCGGCAAGGTCTTCATGCGCACCACGCGCGGCCCGAAGCGGGTCGACGTCATCTATCGCCGCGTCGACGACGAATTCCTCGACCCGCTTCAGTTCCGTGCCGACTCGATGCTCGGGGCTCCGGGTCTGATGCTCGCCGCGCGTCTCGGCAATGTCACCATCGCCAACGCCGTCGGCAACGGCGTCGCGGACGACAAGCTGCTCTACACATATGTGCCCGAGCTCATCCGCTACTACCTTGCCGAGGAGCCGATCCTCAAGAACGTCGACACCTGGCGGCTCGAAGACGCAGGAGCCCTCGAAGAGGTGCTCGACCGCCTCGCCGAGCTCGTGGTCAAGCCCGTGGACGGCTCGGGCGGCAAGGGACTGGTCGTAGGGCCGGATGCCTCGCCCGCCGAGCTCGACAAGCTTCGCCAGCGGCTCATCGCCGATCCTCGCGGCTGGATCGCACAGCCCGTCGTCATGCTCTCGACGATCCCGACCCTCGTCGAGGACGGGATGCGCCCGCGCCACGCCGACCTGCGCCCCTTCGCGGTGAACGACGGCGAGAACGTCTGGGTGCTGCCCGGGGGGCTCACCCGCGTCGCCCTGCCGGAGGGCCAGCTCGTCGTCAACTCGAGCCAGGGCGGCGGATCGAAGGACACCTGGGTGATCGGCGGCTCGGCCCCCGCGCACGTCGAATACGGACAGGGCAGTGGTCTGGCCGGACTCGTCGCCGACCAGGCGGCCACCGTGACCGCCGCCATCCCGATCATCTACGACGGACAGCCCGAGCCGACGCACTCGCCGCAGGATCGGCCCCGGTCGCGCATCGAGCAGCAGGAGCAGCAACAGCAGCAACAGCAGTCGCAGGATGCGGAGGTGACGTCATGCTGA
- a CDS encoding phage tail sheath family protein, producing MPQYLTPGVYVEEVMEGTRPIEGVGTNVAAFIGRADNLEAPVGVPLAVNNWTQYRTIFGGEGPSSDLTLAVHGFFLNGGQRCYVLNIGKNGSVAGTSSQPGIDKFGTIDEIAIVAAPGETDAVSLEAVISHCESMQDRVAVLDFPQGITDLNTLTRPATVTGPTSSSSSGSSGSSADGAASDAEGASDAEGAEAPPPASPARRGAPGAPTEEGNASRETDWAAQYGPYIWIVDPVTGKLVLAPPSGHVAGVWARVDGSRGVHKAPANEIVRGAVGLEYALTSSEQGLLNSSGINAIRMINGGIRIWGARTRAGSASPWKYLPVRRLFAFAEESIQQGTNWVVFEPNDRTLWNLLRRDVIAFLRRLWSDGALFGATEREAFFVKCDAETNPPENIDAGILTALVGMAPVKPAEFIVFKVSQYVAGSAGGEEA from the coding sequence ATGCCCCAATACCTCACTCCGGGCGTCTACGTAGAAGAAGTCATGGAGGGCACCCGACCGATCGAAGGGGTCGGCACGAACGTCGCGGCATTCATAGGGCGGGCCGACAATCTCGAGGCTCCCGTCGGCGTCCCCTTGGCGGTCAACAACTGGACGCAGTACCGGACCATCTTCGGCGGCGAAGGGCCGAGCTCGGACCTCACGCTCGCCGTGCACGGGTTCTTCCTCAACGGCGGTCAGCGCTGCTACGTGCTGAACATCGGCAAGAACGGCTCTGTCGCCGGAACGTCGTCCCAACCGGGCATCGACAAGTTCGGAACGATCGACGAGATCGCCATCGTCGCGGCGCCGGGCGAGACGGATGCCGTGTCGCTCGAAGCGGTCATCAGCCACTGCGAGAGCATGCAGGACCGCGTCGCCGTGCTCGACTTCCCGCAGGGGATCACCGACCTGAACACGCTGACGAGGCCGGCGACGGTGACAGGCCCGACCTCATCGAGCTCGTCCGGCTCGTCCGGCTCGTCGGCCGACGGAGCGGCATCCGACGCCGAGGGCGCGTCCGATGCCGAGGGCGCGGAGGCACCGCCGCCGGCGTCGCCCGCCCGACGCGGCGCCCCCGGCGCACCGACCGAGGAGGGCAACGCGTCACGCGAGACGGACTGGGCGGCGCAGTACGGCCCGTACATCTGGATCGTCGACCCGGTCACCGGCAAGCTCGTGCTCGCCCCCCCGTCCGGCCATGTCGCCGGCGTGTGGGCGCGCGTCGACGGCAGTCGCGGCGTGCACAAGGCCCCGGCCAACGAGATCGTGCGCGGCGCGGTCGGCCTCGAGTACGCGCTGACCTCCAGCGAGCAGGGACTGCTGAACAGCTCGGGCATCAATGCGATTCGCATGATCAACGGTGGCATCAGGATCTGGGGCGCCAGGACCAGGGCGGGCAGCGCCAGCCCATGGAAGTACCTGCCGGTGCGCCGGCTCTTCGCCTTCGCCGAGGAGTCGATCCAGCAGGGCACCAACTGGGTGGTGTTCGAGCCCAACGACCGAACGCTCTGGAACCTGCTCCGACGGGACGTCATCGCGTTCCTCCGTCGGCTGTGGAGCGACGGCGCACTGTTCGGCGCGACCGAACGCGAGGCGTTCTTCGTCAAGTGCGACGCCGAGACCAACCCGCCGGAGAACATCGACGCGGGCATCTTGACGGCACTCGTGGGCATGGCACCGGTCAAACCGGCTGAGTTCATCGTCTTCAAGGTCAGCCAATACGTGGCCGGCAGCGCCGGCGGAGAGGAAGCATAG
- a CDS encoding molybdopterin-dependent oxidoreductase: protein MAASPTSRRLAAAAAGAASAVLGAGLGELTAAVVAPAASPFAAIGSALIDLAPPWAKDAAIALFGTSDKFALLLGIAIVLVLVAAAAGLLELWRSPWGSVVMLGFGAVGVLAAMTRADAGPLDWIPSAVAGIVAAVALRMLVKRVPAGTASRPAESRPSAGVDRRTFIGWTAGAAAVGVLAAVGGTLLRAGASTVTAVRQTLKLPTPAVAAPPIPAGAELDLPGLASVVTPNESFYRIDTALIVPQLNPAEWSLRIHGLVENEVEITWDELLALPLEESVTTLTCVSNEVGGDLVGNAVWLGYPIRELLARAKPTSDADMVLSHSSDGFTASTPLEVLQDDRNAILAVGMNGEPLPAEHGFPVRMVVPGLYGYVSATKWVVELEVTRFDRARAYWTDRGWSERGPIKLESRIDVPLRGQGLKAGDVVIAGVAWQQQVGVEGVEVQIDEGEWVPARLATAISDDTWVQWSLAWTAEKGDHVIRCRATSKAGELQTEDEAHPAPDGATGWHWRTVSVF from the coding sequence GTGGCCGCCAGCCCGACAAGCCGTCGCCTCGCCGCTGCCGCCGCGGGCGCCGCTTCCGCCGTGCTCGGCGCCGGTCTCGGCGAATTGACAGCCGCCGTGGTCGCGCCGGCCGCCAGCCCGTTCGCCGCCATCGGCTCGGCCCTCATCGACCTCGCCCCACCGTGGGCGAAGGATGCTGCGATCGCGCTGTTCGGCACCAGCGACAAGTTCGCGCTCCTGCTCGGAATCGCGATCGTGCTGGTGCTGGTCGCCGCAGCCGCCGGGCTGCTCGAGCTGTGGCGGTCGCCGTGGGGCTCGGTCGTGATGCTCGGCTTCGGCGCGGTCGGCGTGCTGGCGGCGATGACGCGAGCTGATGCCGGACCGCTCGACTGGATTCCGTCGGCCGTCGCGGGCATCGTCGCCGCGGTGGCGCTCCGGATGCTCGTCAAGCGGGTGCCCGCAGGAACCGCGTCCCGTCCGGCGGAGTCGAGGCCCAGCGCAGGCGTCGACCGCCGCACGTTCATCGGGTGGACAGCCGGTGCGGCCGCCGTCGGAGTGCTCGCCGCTGTGGGGGGCACGCTGTTGCGCGCCGGAGCCAGCACGGTGACCGCCGTCCGTCAGACGCTGAAGCTTCCCACTCCCGCGGTGGCGGCACCGCCGATCCCGGCGGGCGCCGAGCTCGACCTGCCGGGGCTCGCGAGCGTCGTCACTCCGAACGAGTCGTTCTACCGGATCGACACCGCCCTCATCGTGCCGCAGCTCAACCCGGCCGAATGGAGCCTGCGGATCCACGGACTCGTCGAGAACGAGGTCGAGATCACGTGGGACGAACTGCTGGCACTTCCGCTCGAGGAGTCCGTCACCACGCTCACGTGCGTCTCGAATGAGGTCGGCGGCGACCTCGTCGGCAACGCGGTGTGGCTGGGCTATCCGATCCGCGAACTCCTGGCGCGCGCGAAGCCGACATCCGATGCCGACATGGTGCTGTCGCACTCGAGCGACGGGTTCACGGCATCCACCCCTCTCGAGGTGCTCCAAGATGACCGCAACGCGATCCTCGCCGTAGGGATGAACGGTGAGCCGCTTCCTGCCGAGCACGGATTCCCGGTGCGGATGGTGGTGCCCGGACTCTACGGGTATGTGTCGGCCACGAAGTGGGTGGTCGAACTCGAGGTCACGCGCTTCGACCGGGCTCGGGCGTACTGGACGGATCGCGGCTGGTCGGAGCGTGGACCGATCAAGCTCGAGTCGCGGATCGACGTGCCTCTCAGGGGTCAAGGTCTGAAGGCCGGAGATGTCGTCATCGCCGGCGTCGCGTGGCAGCAGCAGGTCGGGGTCGAGGGCGTCGAGGTGCAGATCGACGAGGGCGAATGGGTTCCCGCGAGACTCGCGACGGCGATCTCGGACGACACCTGGGTGCAGTGGAGCCTCGCCTGGACCGCCGAGAAGGGCGACCATGTGATCCGCTGCCGCGCGACCAGCAAGGCGGGTGAGCTGCAGACCGAGGATGAGGCGCACCCCGCTCCCGACGGCGCCACAGGCTGGCACTGGCGCACGGTGTCGGTCTTCTGA